The following coding sequences are from one Aeromicrobium duanguangcaii window:
- a CDS encoding acyl-CoA dehydrogenase family protein: MNPWNTDERQALRQAVEAFTRAEIAPHLAQWEDDGELPRELHRKTAKAGFLAVGFPEEVGGDGGDMIDAGIATEAMLAAGGSTGLQASLFTHAIATPHIIDSGNADLIDRYVRPTLAGEMIGALGVTEPGGGSDVANIRTRAVRDGDHYVVNGAKTFITSGVRADFVTTAVRTGDEGHGGISLLVIDKDTPGFTVGRSLRKMGWHCSDTAELSFEDVRVPVENVVGEENSGFYLIAQQFVGERINLATQSYATAQRALDLAAAYAKERETFGKPLIARQVIRHKLVEMHSRTAAARALTREVVERAVDTPKSDPTLILDAVVAKNQAVACAEYVVHEAVQIFGGMGYMRESEIDRHYRDARILGIGGGATEVMKDLAAKLLGY; encoded by the coding sequence ATGAACCCCTGGAACACCGACGAGCGGCAGGCGCTGCGCCAGGCCGTCGAGGCCTTCACCCGCGCCGAGATCGCGCCGCACCTCGCCCAGTGGGAGGACGACGGCGAGCTCCCGCGCGAGCTGCACCGCAAGACCGCCAAGGCGGGCTTCCTGGCCGTCGGGTTCCCCGAGGAGGTCGGCGGCGACGGTGGCGACATGATCGACGCCGGCATCGCCACCGAGGCGATGCTCGCCGCGGGCGGATCGACGGGCCTGCAGGCAAGCCTGTTCACCCACGCGATCGCAACGCCGCACATCATCGACTCGGGCAACGCCGACCTGATCGACCGGTACGTCCGCCCGACGCTCGCCGGCGAGATGATCGGCGCCCTCGGCGTCACCGAGCCCGGCGGCGGCTCCGACGTGGCCAACATCCGCACCCGCGCCGTCCGCGACGGCGACCACTACGTCGTCAACGGCGCCAAGACCTTCATCACCAGCGGCGTGCGCGCCGACTTCGTGACCACCGCCGTCCGCACGGGCGATGAGGGCCACGGCGGCATCAGCCTGCTGGTCATCGACAAGGACACGCCCGGCTTCACCGTCGGCCGCAGCCTGCGCAAGATGGGCTGGCACTGCTCCGACACCGCCGAGCTGTCCTTCGAGGACGTGCGCGTCCCCGTCGAGAACGTCGTCGGCGAGGAGAACAGCGGCTTCTACCTGATCGCCCAGCAGTTCGTCGGCGAGCGGATCAACCTCGCGACGCAGTCCTACGCCACCGCGCAGCGCGCCCTCGACCTCGCCGCCGCGTACGCCAAGGAGCGCGAGACGTTCGGCAAGCCGCTCATCGCCCGGCAGGTCATCCGCCACAAGCTGGTCGAGATGCACTCGCGCACGGCCGCCGCCCGCGCCCTGACCCGCGAGGTCGTCGAGCGCGCCGTCGACACCCCCAAGTCCGACCCGACCCTGATCCTCGACGCTGTCGTGGCCAAGAACCAGGCCGTCGCCTGCGCCGAATACGTCGTCCACGAGGCCGTCCAGATCTTCGGCGGCATGGGTTACATGCGCGAGTCCGAGATCGACCGCCACTACCGCGACGCCCGCATCCTGGGCATCGGCGGCGGCGCCACCGAGGTCATGAAGGACCTCGCCGCGAAGCTGCTGGGGTACTGA
- a CDS encoding acyclic terpene utilization AtuA family protein codes for MRTLRVGNCSGFYGDRFSAMREMLEGGELDYLTGDYLAELTMLILGRDRMKDTDLGYAKTFLKQLTENLALAKERGVKVVANAGGLNPAGLADAIRKVAAEQGVEVSVAHVEGDDLVARSAEFGFGDALTANAYLGAFGIAEALQAGADIVVTGRVTDASVVVGPAIAEFGWGREDFDRLAGAVVAGHVIECGAQATGGNFSGFLDIDTTRPLGFPIAEISETGDVVITKHEGTGGAVTVDTVTAQLVYEIQDQRYLNPDVVVDLTSIDLAADGDDRVRISGVRGGAPPATTKVCLNAFGGFRNNVEFVLTGLDIEEKAAWVRRQIETALAGNPPAEIVWDLARTDHRDPASQPEAAAILRCHVKDADLNLVGRGFSGAAVEVALASYPGFTMTAPPGRGAPYGIYRAAYVPQAEVPHVVVHADGSRTEIAPPAVTADPESHFWNRIHASSAENGGSVSKSGEGRPSALGRLVHARSGDKGGNANVGVWIPSSHPRREQAYAWLETFLTEDRVRELLPEAADLAIDVHPLPNLSGINLILHGLLGEGVASSTRFDPQAKALGEWLRARIVTIPEELLA; via the coding sequence GTGCGTACTCTTCGTGTCGGCAACTGCTCGGGCTTCTACGGCGATCGCTTCTCGGCGATGCGCGAGATGCTCGAGGGCGGCGAGCTCGACTACCTCACCGGCGACTACCTCGCCGAGCTGACGATGCTGATCCTGGGCCGCGACCGGATGAAGGACACCGATCTCGGGTACGCCAAGACGTTCCTCAAGCAGCTGACCGAGAACCTCGCGCTGGCGAAGGAGCGCGGCGTCAAGGTCGTCGCCAACGCCGGCGGCCTCAACCCGGCCGGCCTGGCCGACGCCATCCGCAAGGTCGCCGCCGAGCAGGGCGTCGAGGTCTCCGTTGCGCACGTCGAGGGCGACGACCTGGTGGCGCGCTCGGCCGAGTTCGGCTTCGGTGACGCGCTGACCGCCAACGCCTACCTCGGCGCGTTCGGCATCGCCGAGGCGCTGCAGGCCGGCGCCGACATCGTCGTCACCGGCCGCGTCACGGACGCCTCCGTCGTCGTCGGGCCCGCGATCGCCGAGTTCGGCTGGGGGCGCGAGGACTTCGACCGGCTCGCCGGCGCGGTCGTGGCAGGCCATGTCATCGAGTGCGGCGCGCAGGCGACGGGCGGCAACTTCAGCGGCTTCCTCGACATCGACACCACCCGGCCGCTCGGCTTCCCCATCGCCGAGATCAGCGAGACCGGCGACGTCGTCATCACCAAGCACGAAGGCACCGGCGGCGCGGTCACGGTCGACACCGTCACCGCGCAGCTCGTCTACGAGATCCAGGACCAGCGGTACCTGAACCCCGACGTCGTGGTCGACCTGACCAGCATCGACCTGGCCGCCGACGGCGACGATCGCGTGCGCATCTCCGGCGTCCGCGGCGGTGCGCCGCCGGCGACCACGAAGGTCTGCCTCAACGCGTTCGGCGGGTTCCGCAACAACGTGGAGTTCGTCCTGACCGGCCTCGACATCGAGGAGAAGGCCGCCTGGGTGCGCCGCCAGATCGAGACGGCCCTGGCTGGCAACCCGCCCGCCGAGATTGTCTGGGACCTCGCGCGCACCGACCACCGCGACCCGGCCTCCCAGCCCGAGGCCGCCGCGATCCTGCGCTGCCACGTCAAGGACGCCGACCTGAACTTGGTCGGCCGCGGCTTCAGCGGCGCCGCCGTCGAGGTCGCCCTCGCGTCGTACCCCGGCTTCACGATGACCGCGCCTCCCGGCCGCGGCGCCCCCTACGGGATCTACCGCGCGGCGTACGTGCCGCAGGCCGAGGTGCCCCACGTGGTCGTGCACGCCGACGGCTCGCGCACGGAGATCGCCCCGCCCGCCGTCACGGCCGACCCTGAGAGCCACTTTTGGAACCGGATCCACGCAAGTTCGGCAGAGAATGGTGGATCCGTTTCCAAAAGTGGCGAGGGGCGGCCGAGCGCGCTGGGCCGCCTGGTCCACGCGCGCTCGGGCGACAAGGGCGGCAACGCCAACGTCGGCGTCTGGATCCCCTCGAGCCACCCGCGCCGCGAGCAGGCCTACGCCTGGCTCGAGACCTTCCTGACCGAGGATCGCGTCCGCGAGCTGTTGCCCGAGGCGGCCGACCTGGCGATCGACGTCCACCCGCTGCCGAACCTGTCCGGCATCAACCTGATCCTGCACGGCCTGTTGGGGGAGGGCGTCGCCTCGTCGACGCGCTTCGACCCCCAGGCCAAGGCGCTCGGCGAATGGCTGCGCGCCCGCATCGTGACCATCCCCGAGGAGCTGCTCGCATGA